In Triticum aestivum cultivar Chinese Spring chromosome 5B, IWGSC CS RefSeq v2.1, whole genome shotgun sequence, the following proteins share a genomic window:
- the LOC123116065 gene encoding polyadenylate-binding protein-interacting protein 8 isoform X1 translates to MDAVQRSGATPADQTVQRTVTAATPLLNALAREFVPMGAAADVLNPLAKESLPVGAATALNPLAREFVPWWRVGGGSRRRLWADAPEFVVTQGLYLQDLMVVGYPARGTSVYIGNAVSTMTWRRSSRIRNYSQQGRTRYSYRVQRIHDAEFVRRTVYVGDIDHTVTEEMLAGLFGICGVVVDCRLSGDPTSGFRFAFIEFQHQEDAVVALHLDGIIIGLRPLKVEPSRTAIAPIKHLFLPQSEDEKERSSRTVYCTNIEHMVTASELKDFFQTYFGSVSHVRLLGHNNHATQIAFIEFVEGSGAIIALSSSGIYMRGLAIRVVPSKTPIRTTFSDNPRLDS, encoded by the exons ATGGACGCGGTGCAACGAAGCGGTGCGACGCCGGCGGACCAGACAGTCCAGAGGACAGTCACGGCGGCCACCCCGCTGCTCAACGCGCTTGCCAGGGAGTTCGTGCCCATGGGCGCCGCCGCCGACGTGCTGAACCCACTCGCCAAGGAGTCTTTGCCCGTGGGCGCTGCCACCGCGCTTAACCCGCTCGCCAGGGAGTTCGTGCCGTGGTGGCGCGTTGGGGGCGGATCAAGGAGGAGGCTCTGGGCGGATGCGCCGGAGTTCGTCGTGACGCAGGGGCTCTACTTGCAGGACCTCATGGTGGTAGGCTACCCTGCGCGCGGCACCAGCGTCTACATCGGCAATGCAGTCTCAACTATGACCTGGAGAAGATCATCA AGGATTAGGAACTACTCACAACAGGGAAGGACCAGGTATTCTTACCGGGTTCAAAGGATCCACGATGCAGAATTTGTGAGAAGAACAGTTTACGTTGGTGATATTGATCACACT GTCACTGAAGAAATGTTGGCTGGGCTCTTTGGGATATGCGGAGTC GTTGTAGATTGTCGTCTTAGTGGAGACCCCACTTCTGGTTTTCGCTTCGCATTCATAGAGTTTCAGCATCAGG AGGATGCAGTTGTTGCGCTGCATCTTGATGGGATCATTATAGGACTTCGCCCTCTGAAGGTAGAACCTTCTAGGACTGCAATCGCGCCTATCAAGCATTTGTTTCTTCCTCAG TCTGAAGATGAAAAGGAAAGGTCTTCAAGGACAGTATATTGCACAAATATTGAACATATG GTCACTGCCTCTGAGCTAAAGGACTTCTTCCAGACATATTTTGGCTCG GTTTCTCATGTAAGGCTTTTGGGTCATAACAACCATGCCACTCAGATAGCTTTTATTGAGTTTGTGGAG GGTAGTGGCGCTATTATTGCTTTGAGCTCCAGCGGCATATACATGAGAGGCCTTGCTATCAG GGTGGTCCCTTCAAAGACACCAATCAGGACAACCTTCAGTGATAATCCGCGCCTTGATAGTTAA
- the LOC123116065 gene encoding polyadenylate-binding protein-interacting protein 11 isoform X3 gives MDAVQRSGATPADQTVQRTVTAATPLLNALAREFVPMGAAADVLNPLAKESLPVGAATALNPLAREFVPWWRVGGGSRRRLWADAPEFVVTQGLYLQDLMVVGYPARGTSVYIGNAVSTMTWRRSSRIRNYSQQGRTRYSYRVQRIHDAEFVRRTVYVGDIDHTVTEEMLAGLFGICGVVVDCRLSGDPTSGFRFAFIEFQHQEDAVVALHLDGIIIGLRPLKVEPSRTAIAPIKHLFLPQVTASELKDFFQTYFGSVSHVRLLGHNNHATQIAFIEFVEGSGAIIALSSSGIYMRGLAIRVVPSKTPIRTTFSDNPRLDS, from the exons ATGGACGCGGTGCAACGAAGCGGTGCGACGCCGGCGGACCAGACAGTCCAGAGGACAGTCACGGCGGCCACCCCGCTGCTCAACGCGCTTGCCAGGGAGTTCGTGCCCATGGGCGCCGCCGCCGACGTGCTGAACCCACTCGCCAAGGAGTCTTTGCCCGTGGGCGCTGCCACCGCGCTTAACCCGCTCGCCAGGGAGTTCGTGCCGTGGTGGCGCGTTGGGGGCGGATCAAGGAGGAGGCTCTGGGCGGATGCGCCGGAGTTCGTCGTGACGCAGGGGCTCTACTTGCAGGACCTCATGGTGGTAGGCTACCCTGCGCGCGGCACCAGCGTCTACATCGGCAATGCAGTCTCAACTATGACCTGGAGAAGATCATCA AGGATTAGGAACTACTCACAACAGGGAAGGACCAGGTATTCTTACCGGGTTCAAAGGATCCACGATGCAGAATTTGTGAGAAGAACAGTTTACGTTGGTGATATTGATCACACT GTCACTGAAGAAATGTTGGCTGGGCTCTTTGGGATATGCGGAGTC GTTGTAGATTGTCGTCTTAGTGGAGACCCCACTTCTGGTTTTCGCTTCGCATTCATAGAGTTTCAGCATCAGG AGGATGCAGTTGTTGCGCTGCATCTTGATGGGATCATTATAGGACTTCGCCCTCTGAAGGTAGAACCTTCTAGGACTGCAATCGCGCCTATCAAGCATTTGTTTCTTCCTCAG GTCACTGCCTCTGAGCTAAAGGACTTCTTCCAGACATATTTTGGCTCG GTTTCTCATGTAAGGCTTTTGGGTCATAACAACCATGCCACTCAGATAGCTTTTATTGAGTTTGTGGAG GGTAGTGGCGCTATTATTGCTTTGAGCTCCAGCGGCATATACATGAGAGGCCTTGCTATCAG GGTGGTCCCTTCAAAGACACCAATCAGGACAACCTTCAGTGATAATCCGCGCCTTGATAGTTAA
- the LOC123116065 gene encoding polyadenylate-binding protein-interacting protein 8 isoform X2 has protein sequence MDAVQRSGATPADQTVQRTVTAATPLLNALAREFVPMGAAADVLNPLAKESLPVGAATALNPLAREFVPWWRVGGGSRRRLWADAPEFVVTQGLYLQDLMVVGYPARGTSVYIGNAVSTMTWRRSSRIRNYSQQGRTRYSYRVQRIHDAEFVRRTVYVGDIDHTVTEEMLAGLFGICGVVVDCRLSGDPTSGFRFAFIEFQHQVVALHLDGIIIGLRPLKVEPSRTAIAPIKHLFLPQSEDEKERSSRTVYCTNIEHMVTASELKDFFQTYFGSVSHVRLLGHNNHATQIAFIEFVEGSGAIIALSSSGIYMRGLAIRVVPSKTPIRTTFSDNPRLDS, from the exons ATGGACGCGGTGCAACGAAGCGGTGCGACGCCGGCGGACCAGACAGTCCAGAGGACAGTCACGGCGGCCACCCCGCTGCTCAACGCGCTTGCCAGGGAGTTCGTGCCCATGGGCGCCGCCGCCGACGTGCTGAACCCACTCGCCAAGGAGTCTTTGCCCGTGGGCGCTGCCACCGCGCTTAACCCGCTCGCCAGGGAGTTCGTGCCGTGGTGGCGCGTTGGGGGCGGATCAAGGAGGAGGCTCTGGGCGGATGCGCCGGAGTTCGTCGTGACGCAGGGGCTCTACTTGCAGGACCTCATGGTGGTAGGCTACCCTGCGCGCGGCACCAGCGTCTACATCGGCAATGCAGTCTCAACTATGACCTGGAGAAGATCATCA AGGATTAGGAACTACTCACAACAGGGAAGGACCAGGTATTCTTACCGGGTTCAAAGGATCCACGATGCAGAATTTGTGAGAAGAACAGTTTACGTTGGTGATATTGATCACACT GTCACTGAAGAAATGTTGGCTGGGCTCTTTGGGATATGCGGAGTC GTTGTAGATTGTCGTCTTAGTGGAGACCCCACTTCTGGTTTTCGCTTCGCATTCATAGAGTTTCAGCATCAGG TTGTTGCGCTGCATCTTGATGGGATCATTATAGGACTTCGCCCTCTGAAGGTAGAACCTTCTAGGACTGCAATCGCGCCTATCAAGCATTTGTTTCTTCCTCAG TCTGAAGATGAAAAGGAAAGGTCTTCAAGGACAGTATATTGCACAAATATTGAACATATG GTCACTGCCTCTGAGCTAAAGGACTTCTTCCAGACATATTTTGGCTCG GTTTCTCATGTAAGGCTTTTGGGTCATAACAACCATGCCACTCAGATAGCTTTTATTGAGTTTGTGGAG GGTAGTGGCGCTATTATTGCTTTGAGCTCCAGCGGCATATACATGAGAGGCCTTGCTATCAG GGTGGTCCCTTCAAAGACACCAATCAGGACAACCTTCAGTGATAATCCGCGCCTTGATAGTTAA
- the LOC123116065 gene encoding polyadenylate-binding protein-interacting protein 11 isoform X4, translating into MDAVQRSGATPADQTVQRTVTAATPLLNALAREFVPMGAAADVLNPLAKESLPVGAATALNPLAREFVPWWRVGGGSRRRLWADAPEFVVTQGLYLQDLMVVGYPARGTSVYIGNAVSTMTWRRSSRIRNYSQQGRTRYSYRVQRIHDAEFVRRTVYVGDIDHTVTEEMLAGLFGICGVVVDCRLSGDPTSGFRFAFIEFQHQVVALHLDGIIIGLRPLKVEPSRTAIAPIKHLFLPQVTASELKDFFQTYFGSVSHVRLLGHNNHATQIAFIEFVEGSGAIIALSSSGIYMRGLAIRVVPSKTPIRTTFSDNPRLDS; encoded by the exons ATGGACGCGGTGCAACGAAGCGGTGCGACGCCGGCGGACCAGACAGTCCAGAGGACAGTCACGGCGGCCACCCCGCTGCTCAACGCGCTTGCCAGGGAGTTCGTGCCCATGGGCGCCGCCGCCGACGTGCTGAACCCACTCGCCAAGGAGTCTTTGCCCGTGGGCGCTGCCACCGCGCTTAACCCGCTCGCCAGGGAGTTCGTGCCGTGGTGGCGCGTTGGGGGCGGATCAAGGAGGAGGCTCTGGGCGGATGCGCCGGAGTTCGTCGTGACGCAGGGGCTCTACTTGCAGGACCTCATGGTGGTAGGCTACCCTGCGCGCGGCACCAGCGTCTACATCGGCAATGCAGTCTCAACTATGACCTGGAGAAGATCATCA AGGATTAGGAACTACTCACAACAGGGAAGGACCAGGTATTCTTACCGGGTTCAAAGGATCCACGATGCAGAATTTGTGAGAAGAACAGTTTACGTTGGTGATATTGATCACACT GTCACTGAAGAAATGTTGGCTGGGCTCTTTGGGATATGCGGAGTC GTTGTAGATTGTCGTCTTAGTGGAGACCCCACTTCTGGTTTTCGCTTCGCATTCATAGAGTTTCAGCATCAGG TTGTTGCGCTGCATCTTGATGGGATCATTATAGGACTTCGCCCTCTGAAGGTAGAACCTTCTAGGACTGCAATCGCGCCTATCAAGCATTTGTTTCTTCCTCAG GTCACTGCCTCTGAGCTAAAGGACTTCTTCCAGACATATTTTGGCTCG GTTTCTCATGTAAGGCTTTTGGGTCATAACAACCATGCCACTCAGATAGCTTTTATTGAGTTTGTGGAG GGTAGTGGCGCTATTATTGCTTTGAGCTCCAGCGGCATATACATGAGAGGCCTTGCTATCAG GGTGGTCCCTTCAAAGACACCAATCAGGACAACCTTCAGTGATAATCCGCGCCTTGATAGTTAA